From the Patagioenas fasciata isolate bPatFas1 chromosome Z, bPatFas1.hap1, whole genome shotgun sequence genome, one window contains:
- the CD72 gene encoding B-cell differentiation antigen CD72, whose translation MAQSVVYADLRFAKVVGGRSMANQALEAALGMDDTESPYENMQPAPVGQDGGEAQPSPGEGPVGAQGSWGGPGAEGWSRWWCVRVGLLATFLVLLVATVALGACYWQVTRRLQDTSQEHTAEQGRLSQEVSAREQSLEQMGLELAWARAELQQAWREGNSSQLELESLNSELWSIKGALGKMEKEMQEVQVKLNNSESMVAILRSCTAIDCCPAGWLLYRGKCLFVSSEKKTWEDSRDECEKKYSQLLVTKSWSRWTVPAFLKNADIPYWIGLQKSSYPWYDYGWLEEGDPDGEGFSDAWFWVDGSRYERLWQSKSNGSCAIISRGNIKPAQCAGPNDLHFWICEKAAGPSSPFMG comes from the exons ATGGCCCAGAGCGTGGTTTATGCTGACCTGAGGTTTGCCAAGGTGGTGGGGGGCCGGAGCATGGCCAACCAGGCGCTGGAGGCAG CCCTTGGCATGGATGACACAGAGAGCCCCTACGAGAATATGCAGCCGGCGCcagtggggcaggatgggggtgaggcccagcccagcccaggtgaGGGACCAGTTGGAGcccaggggagctggggaggtcccggtgCAG AGGGCTGGTCCCGCTGGTGGTGTGTCCGTGTGGGGCTGCTGGCAACcttcctggtgctgctggtggccaCTGTGGCCCTGGGGGCTTGCT ACTGGCAGGTGACCCGCAGGCTGCAGGACACCTCCCAGGAGCACACGGCCGAGCAGGGCCGCCTCTCGCAGGAGGTGAGTGCGCgggagcagagcctggagcagaTGGGGCTGGAGCTGGCGTGGGCCAGAGCGGAGCTGCAGCAAGCGTGGCGGGAGGGCAACAGCAgccagctggagctggagagcCTGAACAGCGAACTGTGGAGCATCAAGGGTGCCCTGGGGAAGATGGAGAAGGAGATGCAGGAGGTGCAGGTGAAGCTCAACAACAGTGAGAGCATGGTGGCCATCCTACGCTCCTGCACAGCTATAG ATTGCTGCCCTGCGGGCTGGCTGCTGTACAGGGGCAAGTGTCTGTTTGTTTCATCGGAAAAGAAGACATGGGAAGATAGCAGAGATGAGTGTGAGAAGAAATATTCTCAACTCCTGGTCACCAAATCCTGGAGTCGCTGGACTGTGCCG GCCTTCTTGAAGAATGCAGACATCCCGTACTGGATtgggctgcagaagagcagctACCCCTGGTATGACTATGGCTGGCTGGAGGAAGGGGACCCAGATGGCGAGGGCTTCTCAGATGCCTGGTTTTGGGTGGACGGCTCTCGCTATGAAAG GCTGTGGCAGTCCAAGTCAAATGGGTCCTGTGCTATAATAAGCCGTGGGAATATCAAACCTGCCCAGTGTGCTGGTCCCAATGACCTGCACTTCTGGATCTGCGAGAAGGCGGCGGGGCCAAGCTCCCCATTCATGGGATGA
- the TESK1 gene encoding dual specificity testis-specific protein kinase 1: MALGVLGGTDMEWEKLPRRPGEGEGEAAGPWPGCGRLRPSSYRALRSAVSTLARIDDFYCEKIGAGFFSEVFKVRHRQSGQIMVLKMNKLTSNRGNMLREVQLMNRLSHPNILRFMGVCVHQGQLHALTEYINGGNLEQLLDSPVPLSWSMRVKLALDIARGLRYLHSKGIFHRDLTSKNCLVRCEANGYTAVVGDFGLAEKIPTYSEGSEKEPLAVVGSPYWMAPEVLRGEIYNEKADVFAYGIILCETIARIPADPDYLPRTEDFGLDVTTFRTMVGIDCPAAFLQLAFHCCSMQPTSRPSFLEITQCLEGILQHQMDAEGSRATLFSVGENVPASGTAATLSGVAGRAAGRTEQSPLHELGTQHLQPDQHLSRSQSDMFPPKSPPLLRPPEPYGGARTKETPPRVNPFSQREDLKGGKIKLFDTPSKSVISLTFDLPPPAPLQLSTPVTPEPTVEVQCDFSAPTATPRKCHSLPSSPELPRREGLALGVGSPRHTDDAQPPALPPPPDWGKASPPSPGVEEQMDCSSDSPELPQPPPPPSNSNFIRTASSDAQPWQPEPPAHNGLLFNNNHVVVSKPLAWGSGLEHGFSELSVTCTAALEQTECVAMLPESGSGGVLEEDEVLPCPGCCVGPFSFSFASVCHRPAPSPPHYQNLNCEAKSLLYRNQGHHQKSMGPMLTQPSQKLPEAQS; encoded by the exons ATGGCGTTGGGGGTGCTCGGCGGGACCGACATGGAGTGGGAGAAGCTGCCGCGGCGGCCCGGTGAGGGCGaaggggaggcggcggggccctGGCCGGGCTGCGGGCGGCTGCGGCCCTCCTCGTACCGGGCGCTGCGCAGCGCCGTCTCCACCCTGGCGCGCATCGACGACTTCTACTGCGAGAAGATCGGGGCTGGCTTCTTCTCCGAGGTCTTCAAG GTGCGGCACCGCCAGTCAGGGCAGATCATGGTGCTGAAGATGAACAAGCTGACCAGCAACCGGGGCAACATGCTGCGGGAGGTGCAGCTGATGAACCGCCTCTCACACCCCAACATCCTCAG GTTCATGGGGGTGTGTGTGCACCAGGGACAGCTGCACGCGCTGACAGAG TACATCAATGGCGGGaacctggagcagctgctggacaGCCCTGTGCCTCTCTCCTGGTCCATGCGCGTCAAGCTGGCCCTCGACATTGCCCGTGGCCTGCGCTACCTGCACTCCAAGGGCATCTTCCACCGTGACCTCACCTCCAAG AACTGCCTGGTGCGCTGCGAGGCCAACGGCTACACGGCTGTAGTGGGTGACTTTGGCTTGGCGGAGAAGATCCCCACCTACAG TGAGGGCAGCGAGAAGGAGCCGCTGGCTGTGGTGGGCTCCCCATACTGGATGGCACCCGAGGTGCTGCGAGGGGAGATCTACAATGAGAAG GCTGATGTGTTCGCGTACGGCATCATCCTGTGCGAGACCATCGCTCGCATCCCCGCCGACCCTGACTACCTGCCGCGCACCGAG GATTTTGGTCTGGACGTCACCACTTTCCGAACCATGGTGGGAATCGACTGCCCAGCAGCCTTCCTCCAACTGGCTTTCCACTGCTGCAGT ATGCAGCCAACCTCCCGCCCCTCCTTCCTGGAAATCACACAGTGCCTGGAGGGCATCCTGCAGCACCAGATGGATGCTGAGGGCTCCAGGGCCACCCTCTTCAGTGTTGGGGAGAATGTGCCTGCATCTGGGACAGCGGCCACGCTCAGTG GGGTAGCCGGGAGGGCGGCCGGCCGCACCGAACAGTCACCCCTGCACgagctggggacacagcaccTGCAGCCAGACCAGCACCTGTCCCGCAGTCAGTCTGACATGTTCCCCCCCAAGTCGCCCCCCCTGCTGCGGCCGCCGGAGCCTTACGGCGGGGCCAGGACCAAGGAGACGCCCCCCCGCGTCAACCCCTTCTCCCAGCGCGAGGACCTGAAGGGAGGGAAGATCAAGCTCTTTGACACACCAAGCAAGTCCGTCATCTCGCTCACCTTTGATCtgcccccgccggccccgctccaGCTCAGCACCCCTGTGACACCTGAGCCCACCGTGGAGGTGCAGTGTGACTTCTCGGCCCCCACCGCCACCCCCCGCAAGTGCCACTCACTGCCCTCCTCCCCCGAGTTGCCTCGCCGGGAGGGCCTGGCACTGGGTGTGGGGTCCCCCCGTCACACCGATGAcgcccagccccctgccctccctccacccccagattggggaaaagcctctccccccagccctggggtggAGGAGCAGATGGACTGCAGCTccgacagcccagagctgccgcAGCCCCCACCACCACCCTCCAACAGCAACTTCATCCGCACGGCATCCTCAGATGCACAACCCTGGCAGCCAGAGCCGCCGGCCCACAACGGGCTCCTCTTCAACAACAACCATGTGGTGGTCAGCAAACCCCTGGCTTGGGGCAGCGGGCTGGAGCACGGCTTCTCCGAGCTCAGCGTCACCTGCACGGCGGCACTGGAGCAGACAGAGTGTGTGGCCATGCTGCCTGAGAGCGGCTCCGGCGGCGTGCTGGAGGAGGATGAGGTGCTgccctgccctggctgctgcgTGGGTCCCTTCAGCTTCAGTTTTGCCTCTGTCTGCCACCGGCCAGCACCGAGCCCACCTCACTACCAGAACCTCAACTGCGAGGCCAAAAGCCTCCTCTACCGCAACCAGGGTCACCACCAGAAATCTATGGGGCCgatgctcacacagcccagcCAGAAGCTGCCAGAAGCACAGTCCTAG
- the LOC136115433 gene encoding uncharacterized protein, with the protein MAESVVYADLKFAVSLPPTAPACPTAPDEDDSPYENMPLGMVAPAPSPGHWPRRWRVPAGLLAASLLLLLVATVALGTCYWQVTRRLQDTSQEHAAEQGRLSQEVSAREQSLEQMGLELAWARAELQQAWWECNSSQLELESLNSELGHTRQELAVLQKEMQEVQAKLNNSESTVSSLRACVNTDCCPSGWVLYRSKCLFISVETKTWWKSQEHCRSELAQLLVPGSWSPWTVPHFVQASGATYWIGEKSRYSSCTITFSGKTDIYRCSGNLPWICEKPPNLSSPSKTRFSSPGQGVNSDTLSPSQD; encoded by the exons ATGGCTGAGAGCGTGGTCTATGCTGACTTGAAGTTTGCAGTGTCCCTGCCTCCCACCGCCCccgcctgccccacagcccctgatGAGGATGACAGCCCCTATGAGAACATGCCTCTGGGGATGGTGgccccagcacccagcccag GGCACTGGCCCCGGCGTTGGCGTgtccctgcagggctgctggcagccagcctgctgctgctgctggtggccacCGTTGCCCTGGGGACTTGCT ACTGGCAGGTGACCCGCAGGCTGCAGGACACCTCCCAGGAGCACGCGGCCGAGCAGGGCCGCCTCTCGCAGGAGGTGAGTGCGCgggagcagagcctggagcagaTGGGGCTGGAGCTGGCGTGGGCCAGAGCGGAGCTGCAGCAAGCGTGGTGGGAGTGCAACAGCAGCCAGCTGGAGCTAGAGAGCCTGAACAGCGAGCTGGGGCACACCAGGCAGGAGCTGGCTGTGCTGCAGAAGGAGATGCAGGAGGTGCAGGCGAAGCTCAACAACAGCGAGAGCACCGTGAGCAGCCTGCGTGCCTGTGTGAATACAG ATTGCTGCCCCTCGGGCTGGGTGCTCTACAGGAGCAAGTGTCTCTTCATCTCAGTGGAGACGAAGACATGGTGGAAGAGCCAGGAGCACTGCAGAAGCGAATTGGCTCAACTGCTGGTCCCAGGCAGCTGGTCACCATGGACGGTGCCG CATTTTGTGCAGGCGAGTGGTGCCACGTACTGGATTGGAGA GAAATCTCGGTACTCCTCCTGTACAATAACATTCTCTGGGAAGACAGACATCTACCGCTGCTCTGGAAATTTACCATGGATCTGTGAGAAGCCTCCAAATctgagcagcccatccaagaCCCGCTTTTCTTCTCCTGGCCAAGGGGTGAACTCTGATACCCTCTCTCCATCACAGGACTga